The following are encoded together in the Selenomonadales bacterium genome:
- a CDS encoding amino acid ABC transporter substrate-binding protein, which yields MKKLVLLCLMLASFAMIVAGCGGSDTAKKDAQQKIVIGLDDSFPPMGFRDEKNQIVGFDIDMAKEAAKRLGMQVEFKAIDWSSKESELNGKRVDCLWNGMNITEDRKKNVLFSEPYMDARQVLFVPMNSPIKGVKDLEGKVIGVQNASTADEKIIELGWQGKYKEIRKYGDFIEAFMDLEAGRLDAIVGDEIVGRFYLSKKPQAFQVLEEDFCECGTFGIAFRKNDTELRNKVQAVMDEMKKDGSGAKISEQWFGKNLLK from the coding sequence ATGAAAAAACTGGTGTTACTTTGTTTGATGCTTGCGTCGTTCGCGATGATCGTAGCAGGCTGTGGTGGTTCGGATACGGCTAAGAAAGATGCACAGCAGAAGATCGTTATCGGTCTTGATGACAGCTTCCCGCCGATGGGCTTCCGCGATGAAAAAAATCAGATCGTTGGTTTCGATATCGACATGGCGAAAGAGGCTGCAAAACGTCTTGGTATGCAGGTCGAGTTCAAAGCGATCGACTGGAGCAGCAAAGAGTCCGAGCTTAACGGCAAACGCGTTGACTGCTTGTGGAACGGTATGAATATTACGGAAGACAGAAAGAAAAACGTTCTTTTCAGCGAACCGTATATGGATGCAAGACAGGTGCTCTTTGTTCCGATGAATTCGCCTATCAAAGGTGTAAAAGATCTTGAAGGCAAAGTGATCGGTGTTCAGAATGCTTCGACGGCTGATGAAAAGATCATCGAGCTCGGCTGGCAGGGTAAATATAAAGAGATCCGCAAATATGGCGACTTCATCGAAGCGTTCATGGATCTGGAAGCAGGTCGTCTTGATGCGATCGTAGGCGACGAGATCGTAGGTCGTTTCTACTTGTCGAAAAAACCGCAGGCGTTCCAAGTTCTCGAAGAGGACTTCTGTGAATGTGGTACGTTCGGTATCGCGTTCCGCAAAAATGATACAGAGCTCCGCAATAAAGTACAGGCTGTCATGGATGAAATGAAAAAAGATGGCAGCGGTGCTAAGATCTCGGAACAGTGGTTCGGTAAAAACTTGTTGAAATAA
- the ahpC gene encoding peroxiredoxin: MSMINKEVSNFSVQAYHNGEFKTVTKADILGKWSVFFFYPADFTFVCPTELEDLQNKYADFQAAGCEIFSVSTDTHFVHKAWHDTSERIGKITYPMLADPTHALAKDFEVYIEENGLAERGSFIVNPEGKIVVYEVNAGNVGRNADELLRRLQASQFVAEHGDEVCPAKWQPGAETLKPSLDLVGLL; encoded by the coding sequence ATGTCTATGATCAACAAAGAAGTAAGCAACTTTTCGGTACAAGCCTACCATAACGGCGAATTCAAAACGGTAACGAAGGCCGACATTCTGGGTAAATGGAGCGTGTTCTTCTTCTACCCGGCAGACTTCACGTTCGTTTGCCCGACGGAGCTTGAAGACCTTCAAAACAAGTATGCTGACTTCCAAGCGGCAGGATGTGAGATCTTCTCGGTTTCGACAGATACACACTTCGTACACAAAGCATGGCATGACACGTCCGAGCGTATCGGCAAGATCACGTATCCGATGCTCGCTGACCCGACGCATGCACTCGCGAAAGACTTCGAAGTATATATCGAAGAAAACGGTCTTGCAGAACGCGGCAGCTTCATTGTAAACCCCGAAGGCAAGATCGTCGTATACGAAGTGAACGCAGGCAATGTAGGAAGAAACGCGGATGAGCTCCTTCGCCGCCTGCAAGCAAGCCAGTTCGTAGCAGAACATGGCGATGAGGTCTGCCCTGCCAAATGGCAGCCGGGTGCGGAAACGCTCAAGCCGAGTCTTGATCTGGTAGGCCTTCTGTAA